The window GAACATCTCGCAGCCGCGCGTCTCCCGGTTGCTCAAGGAGGCGACCACCCGCGGCATCGTCCGCACGGTCGTCGTGCTGCCGCCGGGCGTCCACACCGAGCTGGAAGAGCAGCTGCAGCAGCGGTACGGCCTGCGTGACGCAGTGGTCGTCGACACCGACGGCTCGAACGGCGACGTCATTCCGGCGCTCGGCGCCGCGGCCGCGGTCTACCTCGACGCGACGCTCAAGGGCGGCGACGTCATCGGCATCTCGTCCTGGAGCGAGACGCTGCTCGCAGCCGTCGACGCGATGCACCCCAAGCACACCCAGGTCGCCGACCGGGTCGTCCAGATCGTCGGCGGTGTCGGCAGCCCGGAGGCGCAGGTGCAGGCCACCCGCCTGACCGGGCGCCTGGCCGAGCTGACCGGGGCCCGGCCGGTGTTCGTCCCGTCTCCGGGCCTGGTCGGGACGCCCGCGATCCGGCGCGCGCTCACCCAGGACGACGCGGTGGCCGCGGTGATGGCGCAGTGGAAGGAACTGACCGTCGCGCTGGTCGGCATCGGCAGCCTGGAGCCGTCGCCGCTGCTGCTGCAGTCGGGGAACGCGGTCGCCGAGGCCGACCAGGACGAGCTCCGCGCGCTCGGCGCGGTCGGGGACGTCTGCCTGCGGTTCTTCGACGACCACGGCCGGCCGGTGAAGTCCCGGCTCGACCAGCGGGTCGTCGGGATCTCCAGCGCCGACCTGCGGACGATCGAGCGGCGGGTCGCGGTGGCCGGTGGCGAGCGGAAGCTGTCGGCGGTCCGGGCCGCGCTGCTCAACGACTGGGTGAACGTGCTGATCACCGACGTCGACACCGCCGAACGCCTGGTCGCCTGAACAGAGTCGTTTCCGGTGCCAGTGGGGCGGCTATGACCAGTGTGGGAGGTGATCCGTCCGATGAGTACCGATTGTGAACCGACGGTCCAACTGGACGTAGAGCACGAACCGATCCCCGCAGCGACCGCACAGGTGCGCGGCCGAGTCCGCGCGCTGCTGGCCCAGTGGCGCATCGGCGGCACGGCCGCCGAGGACATCCTGCTCGTCGTGCACGAGATGGTCGCGAACGTGATCGACCACGCCCGGACGCCGTTCCGCCTCGCGGTGCAGCTCTGCGGCTCGTTCGTCCGGGTCTCGGTGCACGACGCCAGCCGGCGGCCGCTCGTCGTCCGGGCGTTCGATCCGGAAGCCACCCGGGGGCGCGGGCTGCCGCTGATCGCCGCGATCTCGGAGCGCTGGGGGTGTTCTCAGCAGTCGGACGGCAAGACGGTCTGGGCTGCGATTCCGGTGTAGCGTCGCAAGCCCACACCGGGCGCTGGGATCGGAGCGGACATGGGCGCACCGACGGTCACCGAGGTCGCGGCGGGCGTGCACTTCGTCGAGGGTGATGCGGTCAACTGGGTGGTGCTGACCGACGGCGACGCGCTCACGCTGATCGACGCCGGGTACCCCGCCGACGTCGACGCGGTGCGCCAGTCGCTCGACCTGATCGGCTGCCGGCCCGACCAGATCGCCGCCGTGCTGATCACCCACGGGCACGTCGACCACATCGGTTCGCTGCCCGCGCTGCTCAACGGATCAACGCCGGTCTACCTGTCGCAGCCCGAGGTCCGGCACGTGCACGGCGAGTACCGCGAACAGGCCACCCCGATCGACGTCGTCCGCAACCTGCACCGGCCCGGTTACCTCGGCTGGTCGCTGTACCTGGCGCGGTCCGGCGCCCTGAAGCACGTCACGCTGCCGGCCGCGGCCCCCTTCCCGTCGGACGGGCCGCTGAACGTGCCCGGCCGGCCGATTCCGGTGCCGACGCCGGGCCACACCTCCGGTCACACCTGCTACCTGCTGCCGGACGCGGGCGTGATCCTCACCGGCGACACGCTGGTCACCGGCCATCCGACGTCCCGGATCGAGGGCCCGCAACTGCTGGCGCCGATCTTCCACCACGACCGGCAGCGCACGGTGGAGGCGCTGGACACGCTCGAAGCGCTGGACGCCGACATCGTCCTGCCCGGCCACGGCCCGGTGTACCGCGGCTCGATCCGCGAGGCCGCCGCACAGGCTCGCGAGCGCGCGGCCTAGCTTTTCCGGCGGCGGAGCAGGCCGCCACGCTTCTCCGGCGGCGGGTCCGGCGTGGGCGGCGCCGGCCGGGGAATCGTCGACGGGTCGCGCGGGGGGAGCCGGACCACGAGGTGCGGCGGTAGGCCGGCGCCGATGTGGTGCAGCAAGCCGGGGTCGGCCGCGATCATCGTCGGTTCGACCGCGACCCGCATGCCGTCGTGCCCGACCAGTTGCCGACCGCCGTCCGGCCAGACCAGCATCGCGGCGCACTCCGTGTACCGGACGGTCGCCGCCTGGTCGCCGATGACGCGGCTGACGCCGGCCGGGCCGATGACGAACCGATCGTTCGGGTCGTCGATCACCGGGTAGGCGCCGCCCTCGACGACGGTCTCGGAGGTGATCGGCGCGACCGCGTAGCCGGCCCAGTCCGCGGTGTGGTCCTCCGGCACCAGCAGCAGCCCGGTGCGCAGCGCCTGCGCCGCGACCGCCCGCACCTCGTCCAGCGTCACGGCGCCGAGCTGAGCCGTGCGCTCCTCCGGTGAGTGGATCGGACGTCCGGTGAGCAGGTTCGTGACCAGCCCGGAGAGCGACGCGGCGGCGGCGTCCGGATGCTGCAGGTCGCCCTGCGCGGCGGCGATCACCGCGTCCACCTCGGTCTGCTCGATCCGGCCGACGGCGAGCGTGTGCAGCGCGTCGACCATTCCCCCGAGAACCGCACTCTGCTTCTCCGGCAGCGCGTCGGCGATCGCGGTCACGATCGCGGTGTCGTGCGGATGGGCGGTGTACCCGGCGGCCGTGGTGTACGAGAGGCCGTCGGCCTGGCGTAACTCGCGGAACAGCTCGCGCTGCAGCACCTCGGCGTAGACCATCGCGGCCGGGCCGCGGGGGACGACCGCGTCGAACGCGGTGCCGTTCATCGGGGCCTGGAAGAACGCGGGCGTGACCGGCAGTGCGGACGTGACCGGCGGCGGCGCCCAGCGTCGTCCGCTCGGCAGGGGCAGGCGCAGACCGGCCGGGACGCCGTCACCGGCGATCCACAGCCCGGCGTTCTCCCGGGTGAACCAGGTTCCCACCCAGTGCCGGATCTCGTCCGGGGTGAGGTTCGGGACGCCGTACTCCGGGTAGCCGGCCAGTCCGAAGCCACGCGCCCCGTACCGCCAGAGCGCGAGCACCTCCGACGGCGAGGGCGACTTGCCCGCCTGCTCGGTCCGCAGGACCTGCTTCTCCACCTCCAGCCGTTCGAACGGTAGCGCGGAGAGCGCCTCGCACACCCCGGTGAGGAACGCGACCACGTCCTGCTCGCTGCCGCGCAGGTGGAACTCGGTGGTCGCGGCGCCGGTGCGTCCGTTGTAGTGGTAGTCGGCCTGCCCGGTCCGGAACAGCGCGAGGTGCTCGACCACGTGGGTGATCCCGGCGCGAGCGAGGACCTCGTCCGCGTAGCCGACGCGGAACACCAGCCCCGCGTGCATCTGCCCCGACACCGGCGCGATCAGCGTCGGAACGCCGTCGACCTCGGTTTCCTTGATCACTGTCCCCCGCCCTCCGCCAGCGCCCAGGTCCGGAACTCGTAGAACTTCTCGGCCGGGTCACCGAGATGGTCCCAATAGACGTCGCAGGCGAAGTCGCCCATCAGCCGGAAGAACGGTGCCGTCGACCGCTGGTCGCCGAGCAGGCCGAAGAACACAGCGAATGCGTTGACCGCGGTGACCCAGCGGGGCTCGAGGCGGAACTGCGGGTTCAGTACGGACCGCTGAGCGGCGGCCCACACCTCGGCCGCGGCGCTCTGCAGATACGCCCTGACTTCGTTGTCGTCCATCGTGGTCCACCGTTCCAGGTGAGCCTGCGGGACGAGGGCGCCGGACAGGGAGCCCGGCGGTGCGGCGGCAGCCTGCTCGCGGGCGAACTGATAGAGCGCCTCCCAGCTCCCGCCCCACTTCGGGCAGAGCTGCTGGATCATGCAGAGCTGGGAACCGTAGTGGTGGGGATCGGTCCGCGAGAGTCGGGCGTACCGGCGGAGT is drawn from Cryptosporangium aurantiacum and contains these coding sequences:
- a CDS encoding sugar-binding transcriptional regulator → MPVTGVRTAGAEQLRMLAKVARMYHEQGMRQPEIAAQLNISQPRVSRLLKEATTRGIVRTVVVLPPGVHTELEEQLQQRYGLRDAVVVDTDGSNGDVIPALGAAAAVYLDATLKGGDVIGISSWSETLLAAVDAMHPKHTQVADRVVQIVGGVGSPEAQVQATRLTGRLAELTGARPVFVPSPGLVGTPAIRRALTQDDAVAAVMAQWKELTVALVGIGSLEPSPLLLQSGNAVAEADQDELRALGAVGDVCLRFFDDHGRPVKSRLDQRVVGISSADLRTIERRVAVAGGERKLSAVRAALLNDWVNVLITDVDTAERLVA
- a CDS encoding ATP-binding protein, which produces MSTDCEPTVQLDVEHEPIPAATAQVRGRVRALLAQWRIGGTAAEDILLVVHEMVANVIDHARTPFRLAVQLCGSFVRVSVHDASRRPLVVRAFDPEATRGRGLPLIAAISERWGCSQQSDGKTVWAAIPV
- a CDS encoding MBL fold metallo-hydrolase is translated as MGAPTVTEVAAGVHFVEGDAVNWVVLTDGDALTLIDAGYPADVDAVRQSLDLIGCRPDQIAAVLITHGHVDHIGSLPALLNGSTPVYLSQPEVRHVHGEYREQATPIDVVRNLHRPGYLGWSLYLARSGALKHVTLPAAAPFPSDGPLNVPGRPIPVPTPGHTSGHTCYLLPDAGVILTGDTLVTGHPTSRIEGPQLLAPIFHHDRQRTVEALDTLEALDADIVLPGHGPVYRGSIREAAAQARERAA
- a CDS encoding M16 family metallopeptidase, translating into MIKETEVDGVPTLIAPVSGQMHAGLVFRVGYADEVLARAGITHVVEHLALFRTGQADYHYNGRTGAATTEFHLRGSEQDVVAFLTGVCEALSALPFERLEVEKQVLRTEQAGKSPSPSEVLALWRYGARGFGLAGYPEYGVPNLTPDEIRHWVGTWFTRENAGLWIAGDGVPAGLRLPLPSGRRWAPPPVTSALPVTPAFFQAPMNGTAFDAVVPRGPAAMVYAEVLQRELFRELRQADGLSYTTAAGYTAHPHDTAIVTAIADALPEKQSAVLGGMVDALHTLAVGRIEQTEVDAVIAAAQGDLQHPDAAAASLSGLVTNLLTGRPIHSPEERTAQLGAVTLDEVRAVAAQALRTGLLLVPEDHTADWAGYAVAPITSETVVEGGAYPVIDDPNDRFVIGPAGVSRVIGDQAATVRYTECAAMLVWPDGGRQLVGHDGMRVAVEPTMIAADPGLLHHIGAGLPPHLVVRLPPRDPSTIPRPAPPTPDPPPEKRGGLLRRRKS